A genomic region of Myxosarcina sp. GI1 contains the following coding sequences:
- a CDS encoding sigma-70 family RNA polymerase sigma factor produces MKTNIEAYLKEIGRTPLLDAAQEVKLANQVQAMLPLLEQEELTNEEKKIVKHGQRAKQKMAKANLRLVVSIAKKYQNRGLSFLDLIQEGSFGLIRAIEKFDPTKGYKFSTYAYWWVRQAMTRAIANQARTIRLPIHITQDLNKIKKATRQLSQDLGRQPSEQELADKLDLDIKKLRSIRQAAKRTKSRSLNIVIDDQKTELEQLLSSDSPLPTDILAETELRDRIDNLLNSLSPKQRDVIALRFGLSDGKPMTYEQIGNHCGISRERVRQIKNKALKLLRKKALDLREAV; encoded by the coding sequence ATGAAAACTAACATAGAAGCATATTTAAAAGAAATAGGTAGAACACCATTATTAGATGCAGCGCAAGAAGTAAAACTAGCCAATCAAGTTCAGGCGATGTTGCCTTTATTAGAACAAGAAGAATTGACCAATGAAGAGAAAAAAATAGTCAAGCATGGGCAAAGAGCTAAGCAAAAAATGGCAAAAGCAAATCTGCGATTGGTAGTATCCATTGCCAAAAAATACCAAAATCGCGGTTTATCTTTTCTAGATTTGATTCAGGAAGGTAGCTTTGGATTGATTAGAGCTATTGAAAAATTCGATCCCACTAAAGGCTATAAATTCTCTACCTACGCTTATTGGTGGGTGCGTCAAGCAATGACCAGAGCGATCGCCAATCAGGCTCGTACGATTAGACTACCAATACATATTACCCAAGATTTAAATAAAATCAAAAAAGCTACTCGACAACTATCACAAGATCTTGGCAGACAGCCTTCAGAGCAAGAATTAGCAGACAAACTCGATCTAGACATTAAGAAGTTGAGATCTATTCGTCAGGCTGCTAAGAGAACTAAATCTAGAAGCCTTAACATTGTAATTGACGACCAAAAAACCGAGTTAGAACAACTTTTATCTTCAGACTCGCCATTACCAACAGATATACTTGCAGAAACCGAACTAAGAGATAGAATTGATAATTTATTAAATAGTTTGTCTCCCAAACAGAGAGACGTAATTGCTCTCCGCTTTGGACTCAGTGATGGCAAGCCAATGACCTACGAACAAATAGGCAATCATTGTGGTATCAGTAGAGAAAGAGTACGCCAAATTAAAAACAAAGCCCTAAAACTGCTTAGAAAGAAAGCACTCGATCTTAGAGAAGCAGTATAG